The Coregonus clupeaformis isolate EN_2021a unplaced genomic scaffold, ASM2061545v1 scaf2911, whole genome shotgun sequence genome contains the following window.
TGGAACCCTCCTGTCTAGTGAGGCGCAACAGGCTGCCAGGCAGAGAAACCCTGTTATCAGGAGGAAGCAAGGGGATTCTTATTTTCTTCAACTCAGGTTTcttcagattctctctctctctctctctctctctctctctctctctgatggatCATATGGAAGCAATTACTGTATGTTGCATGCAGAGTTAAGCCTCTCATCACTTTCTCTCCCACTGTTTTCATGAACCCTTCACTCTCAACTCACCCCAAATTCTTCAAGCATTCTCCCCTGCTTGGAGTGAAGACCAAATTAGGGTTATTTGCGAAACCACCACAGTATGTATGCTAATATGCTGTTTATCAATGACTGCTATTTGATAAGTCACAATCAGGATGTTACCAAAGAATAATGGACAAGTAGCAAGTTGCTAATTAATTGAGCCAATTAAATTGAGCAGAACAACTGTGACCTATCCAATGTGaagatatacagtgtgttcagTGTTGTTAGAATTATTTGGCATACTATTGGCCTAGAAGCTGCTCTATGGCATTGAGGGAAGTGAAGGGCCAGATAACCTGTAGTGGACTCCCTAGTAAAGCTGTGGTCTTATCTCCCTTTAAAGAGGGTAATCCTCTCGGTGTTACTGGTCATTTGCTATGTCCTTAGTGTGGCCATGTGACCCATATGCAGCTCTCTGACACCACTGACCAACACTTTCAGTTTCATATGAATTCAACATTTTCAGTATGTTGTAAGCTGTTTGGTATTGTTCTTTGAATTAGACCCAAGACCTTTAACACATCTTGGTTTGTCCTTGATTGCAATGAACATGCTAATCCAAGCATTTACAGTCCAACCAATATATACATTTTTAAGGCCTACTGTAAGAATAGGTAGAACTACAAGTGCAACAACATGCAGTGAGAGGACTGAGTGGATGGTGATTCTCTTGCCTAATGCATTAGACTTGGCATGCTAAAATGGACAAGCATCCAAAGGATGCTGCTCTGCCAACCTGAGACACACAGAACTCCTTGTGATCATTATGGCTGTTTTCCCTGTTCTTTTCTGTGGAAAACCATTATCATTTTCTACTGTATGAGCACAGGTGGTTCCCGTTCAATCTGTTTCCTGCTACTGCTATGGTCACAGTCTCTTTCCTGCTTTTACCTCTCACAACTTCCAAATAAGGTCAATAATGTAGACCTTTTCTAACACCTTTACACAAAAGTGTTTGCATTTCTTGAATTGATACATTAATAAAGAAATATATTGGGTTTTCTTACACCATAATTGTAACATGTgaaccatagaaatacaataactcTATTCAATTTAATGTGTTCCTCATAACCAAAGAACATCCCATTGAATGAGAGAACGTCAAGATAACTTGATAAAAGTTTAATTGCTCTGTCTCTTTGAAAGGGACTTGACTCTCCACAGTTCCATAAGAAACTACTCCGCCCAGGCGTAGCTTCTTCTTCCATGGGATCAAACAAACAGATTCCTTTGAGCAGTACTTTGTTACAGAAATGAAAGCACAGCGATAATGACTTTGTGATGGTAGTTGAAACTCTAGCCGAGTCTCTCAGTGCCAGATCTGAGTCTGTAGACTGGAAGCTCATTAGCAGTATATCTCTCTTTCTGCACTGACTGAACACAATGTAGCTTTGTATCTATGCAGTCTGGGTCTTTGATACAGTGAGGCACTGTGCTGAGAAAGACAATCTGACTCAGGATGGCTCCACCTTTACCTCTCCCTGAAACCACAGAGGACACTTAGGGGTTGTCCATCATCCCCCCTCATCAAGGGCAAGGACAGTCCAGTGCCTATCTCCCCTTAAACATGAGCTCAAAAGAGATCGTAATTGTCATACAGATTTTCCACTAATGCAGTTGCATTTCATCCTACATATGTGGTCACAGATGAGATGACTACAGGTGCAATACCCCAATAGTGGAATCTGGTTCTTCACTTTGGGAAGTTTTGATACCCTGCTACTGACACTTCCCTTCTTCACTGGAAGGCTGGCATGCTTGTTGACATTGATCTTGAAGCGTGGCCCACTCGCTCTGGGCAACACAATAGCCTGGCAGGTAACTGGAAAAGTTTGAATGAGAGGAAAAATGAATTACTCAGAAACAGGAAGGCAATTAGCTAGCAGATGGGAAAAACACTCAGGGATGTTAGCCAAACGACACAGAGATGTCCGCTGCACTTAGGCTAACTATCTGTCACCGGGGATACATCCCATTCCATACTGCTTGATGTGGTGTGATGTTTATGTTGTATTCTGAGCTGTGGACCTTGAGACAATTACAATTGGCCTCTTGGTTAGCCGGACAGTAAGTCTGCAAAGGCTGTCATTCAGAGCCGAAGTGATTCTGCATATGTCTGTTCTCACTGACACCCAGTAAAGAATGATAATCCTCAATATAAGTTGAAAACCTATTTGAGATGGTTTGCATGTGAATTTATGGGAGAACCCCCACTGTATTGAGTTGTGGTCAGCAAATCCTAATATTCCCAAAACTTTGATAGAAAGTTGAAGAAAAGTAAAAGCCAAACCCTCTAAAACCCCATATTACTCACAAAGAACATATATGTTTGTATTTGTTAACACTTTGCTCACTCCTGAGTGTTATTTGAGTTCAACCTTCTCCTTGTCCTCACAATGGGCCCCTCCGGTGCGAGAAGGCATGGGTGGGTGGTGTTGTGATTTGGACTAGCTCTACTCAGGACCTGTTTCGCTAGAGCAGGTGCTTCCTTGTACAACCAGGAAGTCCTCACCAGCGGCAGAGCACACTGTTCACTGATGGACAAACAACAGGCATGTGGAGAAAGGGAACTCTCTGGGCAGGAAAACCCATTGCACATGATACCTCATCAGCTATTGTCAACATCTCAACGTTTTTGTCATGTGAGGGTATACCGCCAGAAGATCTGGAGATCATCAATGATAGAAATACAGTGGTTTTATTTTGGCATAGAATATGACAtttttttgacttgctgtaagTTTGGAAGAAATATTCATGGTCTGTCATGACAATAGTCAAGTCAACATTTCATCATTCCTAAACAAAAGATGCAAGACCAGTCTATAAGGAAGCGGTTTGATTTTGAACCACATAGGGAAATCCCTGTCCACATACCACTCAGATTCCACACCGCCTATGACGCTTCGAGCTATTTGAATTGCTAGTGTGCCATCAATTGTCGTATACATTAGTGGATGGTGTCCTATTTCTGCACAGTTGCTAATGGAGAGAGGGATAATGTGGGCTGGTTCTGTTTTATTCCCCCATCAGCTGTCCTGTCTCACAGCAGGGGGGATACCCCCATTcccccttttctccctctctccccattctcTGTCACACACCCAGTCTACGCAGAGAGACAAGCGGTGCTATAGGCTAGGGAAGTAGGTCACAACCCAGCCAATAAAACACGTGTCCATGcagagcacaggaggttggtggtaccatAATTGGGGTGAACGGACtcctggtaatggctggagcagaattagtggaatggtatcaaatataccaaacacatggtttctatgtgtttgatgccattcaatttgctccgttccggccattattatgagccgttctctcctcagcagcctcctgtgatgcaGACAGAGCAAGAGATGTGTCCTACTTGAACTCCAATAGAAAGAAAGACATTCTGAGCCTCGGGGACCTGAGTGGAGTAAGATTCAACAGAGAGGTCACACTGAGGATTGTGTTACTGATCATACCCAATCTACCAACTAGCCGAACATTTGTTGAAGGCTGTTTATTCGCCATTGACACAAGACGTGCTATGGTTCTCAGTTATCTAACTAACCTTTTTCATAACACTCAGAAAATCAACAACTTCCTCCTGGCACTTATAAGAACGAGCTTTCCCCAGAAATGGGGATGTCCTTTCTGATGGATTGCAGGAGGTCTCCCTAAATGAACATTTGAATTATGCAGGGCGACATTTTGACAGGTCAGAGTATAATTTCCTGTTAACCCAATCACTGGACAGATTAATGGACATTTAGATTTAGATCCATGGAAATTAGGCCCTGTGGTTCACATTGTGGACATTGACCAATTGAGATCTGTCAGCTTAATGGGAAAGACAGTAAAGACAGTAAATAATAAACAATCTCAAACTGGCTTATTGTGTGTTTATTACATAACAAGTCTGCCCTGTAAGTTTAAAGGATAGTCAATGCTCACATCGCTCACAATGACTTGGTTTAGTCATTCAGAAGCACCAATGTGAAAACAGCCCTCCCTCTAACAGTAATGACCAGCTGCACCTCGTAAGCAAACAAGACACCATTCATTATGAGATAACCCGCCATGATGTCATTAAACAAACAAAGCAGAGAACCTAATAATAACAAAACTCTCCCTGATGTTTTGTTGACGTTGTCCTTACCAGTGGGTGTTAGCTCATCCACAATGGTCAAAATCTAACTCCAAACCCAATGTTTTGTGCCATGCAGTCTAACACAACAGTCATTACATGTAGTGGTGCTAAACATTGACTGCTACAGGTACCTACCAGCCTGTGGTCTCATTCAAAGATACTATTATATAGTAGGCCTCTGTCATTTTCAGCTTTGCCGAAATTACAGTTGTCAGTATGATACTTTTGAGTGTAATGACCCAGGATTAGAGcatcaggtgtgtgtttgtgtatgtgtgtgcgtgtgcgtgtgtgtgtgcgtgttcgtgtgtgtgttctGGGTTGCATGTCCCGCTCTTCCCATTTATTCTAAAGTTTATACATTCAGAATGTTGGCACTCCTGCATCATTCTAGAAATCATCATCACCATGACAACCATTTCTAAGTCATCTTTTGACAATACATGATGCATTATGTTCATCACATCTGTAGGCCACTGACTGAGCAAGAAAAGGCCACTAGACAAGACTGTAAGGAGACCATCTGTTGAGGGTTTGTGTATCTTCTGTTTGTTGTTTATCATTGGCTTGGTTCTGTGTGTACAGTTGCTTGTGTGTCCACTTTCTCACTGATTGTCTTTCTTTCAACAAGCAGCTCATGACGTCTGTGGATCACATGAAAGAGGACAAGTGAAAAGAAAGTCCAGGATGGCCAGATCAAAGgaaagaatggagggagagatggaggagaaggtgacaaGAGACAGCGAGAGCGAAGAGAAAGGGGAAGATTACTACAGAACAGAGGGAGAACGGATGAAGAAAGCAAAAGCCGCCATTGTGGCAAGATTATCAGCAAGAGAGGAGAAACTTGACAGGAGTAAGGTGGCGATGGACAGAAAGGAACAGGAGATGAAGGAGGAGATTACGAGGATGAAGGAAAAGTGGGAGAAGTTACACGAACACGAGGGGATAGTCTTGGAGGGATTGGAAGTGGTCAGAGAAGACAGGGCACAGTTAAATGAAGAGAAAGAGGGGATTCAGAAGGAGATGGAGATCATAAAAAATGAGAAAAGGCAGATTGCGAGAGAAATAAATGATTTGAGGAGACAAAGAGTGCAGGCGGTGTCGTACAGACAGATGTTGGAGAAAGAGGAAGATGAGCTTagggaggagaggttggagatgaAGGACGCTGGTGAGCACATTGAGAAGGAGCTAATGGAGATGTTACTTGAAAAGGAGGAGATgctcaaggagagagagaagtttaaagaaaagagaaagaaagaggagaaaaAGATGAAGAAAGAAAGGAAGGTCATTGACTTGGCACAGATGTTTATGAGTGAAGAGTTAAAGGCCATAGAAAAAGAGTGGAAGAAGCTAGAAAAAGAAAGGGAGGCATtaaggaggaagagagacaggatGCTTAAAGAGAAGGAGTCAATTAAGGAGAGGAGcgaagaggaaggaggaagaggggcAAGAGGAGGGGAGGGCGTGGAGGAGAGCAATACGAGTTAGTCATCACTCATTCTACTGAACCGCAACATTAAAAATGACTTTATTTCTTACAGCATTAAACAAACGCAGCATGAAACTCCTTAACCTTCCACTATTGTTGTTAATATCCTTAAATGTCAGCTCTAGTTTAATGTTAAGTTAACAGTATATTCTTATCATCAAGAAATAATACTTTATTATTGTGGACTGAACTATAGCATGCTAGTTGCTCTGCCTGTTTTCTGAGATATGCTTGCCTGGAACTACAATTCTTCAGAGATATAGTTGCCTGGAACTTGAGGACTTCCAATGGCGGCCTTTGTTATTGGTTGAGTTGTGTAAAAGCATAGTGGTGACAGGCTGTACCATAAGCTACATTCCACAGAGTTACTGAAGAGAGAGGTGTGAGGCCTCTGTGGCTGGTACAGTGTGGGTCAGGTGAGGTGAGGGTAGGgagtgcattgtattaaatcacTGCTCTGAGTTGCCCTTAATTAAGCacagatctagaatcagtttATGCTCCCTTAATCCAGTGTTTGCTAGCACATATTACAGTGCACAagactgaccttagatcagcaaATGACTATAGAGAGCAGTGTTTAGCAGCACTTAAGTATTAGGAGTGGCACTTTTATGTGGATACTTCCTCCTACACCTTAAAATAGAAATGTTGCTTATAGCCCAATAATTCTTCACAGTGTGGGTATTCAGTTATGTCCTCCCAAAATGGGCGTCAACATGTCTGCAGGCCAATCACTCCAATAGGAGGTTGATGGTCAAGTTTAGGAATGCTTCAAATGTATATTTTCAGGAGAATGTAGACTATACACTGAACATTTGTTATTTAGTGTATCCAGTTGAATGGATGCAACACTTACTTCTAACTGAAAACATTTGAGATATGAAGCATGCTATTTGGATCATTTGTGGTTTATGAGGCTCCGCTCTAATACTGTAATATCTGCTGTAATACTGCAAGATTCCAGTGGTATGTGCTACATACGACCCATTAATATGAAAAACTCCTGGGGATTTTAAAACAGGGTTAAACCATTTAATGGATTCAAAGTCATATTTCCCCTTCAAAGTCATATTTTGGCCATCTTTAAGATGATCTCATGGGGTAATTTATTGAGTAATGCTTTCCCATATTTGCATCAATCCCCCAAAGACTACATATCCTCTGCCCACATTAACTATGGCCAAAACTCCAGACTGTTCACTTCATAAATTATTCATGACTTTAGAAGACACCCAATTACAGTGTGTGCTTTTGGAGCAGAGGGGCCAGAGGACTAACATTAACTGTGGTTTTCAACAATAAAGCATACAAATAAACCTCTTTGATATGGATGCAATGGGGGAATTGGGAGAGGGCAAAATCAACAGCAGTGCAGTGCAGAGGAATTCATAATACAGCAATTACAACCGATGCATACATTCCCACTCCTTTGGTTTATGCCAAGTGTCTGGAGGGAATGTTTCTACTGTcagtaggaggagagagagagagagagacttctagGATTTGTTGGGGGTAAACATCACTGAGTGCTATAAGGAGATGTATTTGAGAAAAGTGTTTTGGTGAGTGCTCATGCAGCCCAGCCTCTCTTAATGCTATTCTCTTAAGGCAGCTTAGTAAGTGGATAGCAGCATAATATTTGGTGCCTGTGAGACTGTCTATAGACTACGGGGGATCATCTACTACCAATATTTGTGTTTTGAAAGGGGGAAGCTTTCTTTTTATGGCGGTTCACGGTGCTTCAAATGTAACTAGAATAACGTCAATGGCTTTATCCCTTTGATGTTATTTTCATCTTTAACAACCTCATTTCATTGCCTTCAGGGTTGGCACAGTGGGGCAAAACTGACCTGTGAACTTTAGGCATGAAATTAGACTGATGAGTTTAAGTAATTCACAGCAAGTCCTTCAAAGCACCTTGCTGTATTTCTGGTATATATTGCCGTATGTAGCATGGCTTGGCTATAATTAAAAGATACATGCAAACAGTGGAGATTTACAGTTTTATTAGTTTGTGGATATTATGTTATTCTGAAAAAGTAGTAAAAGGTTTATTTTTAAAGGAGTAGTTCAGTATTTTACATCTTAATtttagatggttcctcaccctgaaagtagtctatgggccaaGATAAACTATAATCCATGGTTCagttttctttaaacagccaATACAAACTTCAGCTAACCTTAGCCACCACAAGCTAACAATCAATGGAAGGGATGAGGGCATGTGAGCatgcaaaaaaaaaatcaaatcaacTCCATATTTGGTTTGATGTTGCTTAAAAGTGATTTGGCCATTTTTTATATTACATGGTCACATGCccccatcacttccattgattgttAGCTTGTGGTGGCTAAAGTTTGCAACATTTTGAACtatggattacagtttctcctgACCCATAGGCTACTTTAAGGGTGAGAaaccatctaacatcaagttgtaaaatagcGAACTACTCCTTTAAGAGGGTCATCTTCTTCTTTtctttgtatttattttcttcatattacagttttttccaactgcttacacacgttttcaaaactatgtcgccttttttcaaaactctacacacaattcccaaaactgcacacacaaaatgtaaaatgcctcacatctccttcaaaatgtaacactgcaatCAAAATGCcaaaaacacatgtcagaatgaagcattcgCATCAAATTGCAAACACtactttcataatagtacatttttggatataccatataaacactgttgttctaaatctaaagctctttggtctttcataggcttatatctacatttcaatacaatgttctacagtgaaagtaatctgctgagaggggtaacaagtacactgtaaacaccaatgcaatgtagaaacagaaaatatttattaggccaaacattactgttgtatacagcagcatacaacaaaaccataaacatatgtaaaccaaaagtatattctttagaatacagtaaagaacacaattgtgtgtggggggtcccgggggggcagtccaggaaatggtagtggggggcagtcaccagtgctaagctacgcttcatctcttctccgggctgggtctggccacaatacttcgtccacatcacaagataagttttctcttgccaaacatcgagggaagtactgtatctcctagcatggcgtatccaaccttggacagaggctttcctctatgtccccacatgcgtcctccattgcctggagaagcggcatgcgggcatagggttggcgatcatacactttccagcgccaggctgagaagaattcctctatgggatttagaaaaggtgaatatggggggtaggtacaaaactacaaattgtggatgggtggcaaaccagttttggaccagaacagcccggtgaaaactaacattgtcccatataaccacaaatctagcaggctcctgatctggatcagggacaagcattgtgtaaattgcatccagaaaagtgagcatatggccggtgttgtacggacccagtgtggcattgtgatggaggaccccgttttgagtgatggcagcacacatagttatattacccccacgctgtccagggacattggtaattgccctctgtcctattacatttcttccgcggcgcctggttttggtgaggttgaagccaacctcatccacataaatacatttacatgggcatccatctccaatactctctgtaacagacaaaatgatatacagatgagtaaatatggtatgtctgaagtactggaagtagtgttgcatacatacctctacaaagtcatgtcgcagattcttgactctgtcagagtttctctcaaatggcaccttgtaaagttgtttcatcgtcacttggtgccattggaggatgcgttgtatggtcgacaggcttacagcattgatgttgttaaatatggtgtcattattcaagatatgttctcttatctctcaaatcctaattgcattattggccaaaaccatatttataattgcagtctcttgtacatctgtaaacaagcgtcctcgtcctccatgatgtctttgcctttccactctgtacaga
Protein-coding sequences here:
- the LOC123489264 gene encoding trichohyalin-like isoform X1 yields the protein MMHYVHHICRPLTEQEKATRQDSHDVCGSHERGQVKRKSRMARSKERMEGEMEEKVTRDSESEEKGEDYYRTEGERMKKAKAAIVARLSAREEKLDRSKVAMDRKEQEMKEEITRMKEKWEKLHEHEGIVLEGLEVVREDRAQLNEEKEGIQKEMEIIKNEKRQIAREINDLRRQRVQAVSYRQMLEKEEDELREERLEMKDAGEHIEKELMEMLLEKEEMLKEREKFKEKRKKEEKKMKKERKVIDLAQMFMSEELKAIEKEWKKLEKEREALRRKRDRMLKEKESIKERSEEEGGRGARGGEGVEESNTS
- the LOC123489264 gene encoding trichohyalin-like isoform X2, whose translation is MARSKERMEGEMEEKVTRDSESEEKGEDYYRTEGERMKKAKAAIVARLSAREEKLDRSKVAMDRKEQEMKEEITRMKEKWEKLHEHEGIVLEGLEVVREDRAQLNEEKEGIQKEMEIIKNEKRQIAREINDLRRQRVQAVSYRQMLEKEEDELREERLEMKDAGEHIEKELMEMLLEKEEMLKEREKFKEKRKKEEKKMKKERKVIDLAQMFMSEELKAIEKEWKKLEKEREALRRKRDRMLKEKESIKERSEEEGGRGARGGEGVEESNTS